The Salmo salar chromosome ssa19, Ssal_v3.1, whole genome shotgun sequence DNA window aaggcataacgcgcgagcgcagtaccagagacgaaaagtcaaaatgttccattaccgttcgtagaaacatgtcaaacgttgtttgcaATCattctttagggtattttttacgtaaaattgcgataatattccaaccggacaatagcgtattcattccaggggaaaaagaaggaacggcgcgctcgcgggatcgcgcataccaagccctttgtccataggcagtccactgattgactgagctactattatctgcccagtaacaggagaaggctgaaagaactttctgaaggctgttgacagccaatggaagccttaggaagtgcaacgtgaccccacagacaatgTAGTTTCGATAAAGATtaaaaagaactacaattctcagattttccacttcctgattggatttttctcaggtttttgcctgccatatgagttatgttatactcacagacatcattcaaacagttttagaaacttcagtgttttctatccaaatttactaataatatgcatattctaatatctgggccagagtagtaagcagtttaatttgggtacgttttcgtccggccgtgaaaatactgcaccCTATAGCGAACAGGTTAACAAAACACTAAGGAAGAATGTATCTTCTACGAAAATTGTTCTTCTAAGTGGCAGGCAATGTGCTCAGGTGGAGGCATAGGgtttttacagacacaatctttCCATTAGAATCTTTCATGGGTATTGTACAGGGCTCGATAACCCTCCACAGCAGTCAATCATCCTTGTCAGAGGCCCGCCTGGGCTTGTAACATTTTGTTTTGTAATAATGCCATTTTCAATCTAGGCTAAATAatttatgaaaaaaaaaaaagaaattcctGAAGCCGTTAGTTCGTTAAGTAGATGATTTATTGCACTCGCGCCGCACACATAACCTAGTTTGAGCGGCATAATCTGTCAGGTAGCCAGAGAGTGCAGCTCTTAACTGGTTGTTGcgtggagcagctcacagaattCGAAAAGTTTGGTCTGAAGTCTTGGGTGAGTCTTTATGATGCGCAATTCAGTCATCATTCTCTGTTTGAATGAACATTTCTAAAGGCTTTCCCAACAAATCTTTCCAATGAAATGTTTTTTGCAAAGtaggcctacctggcagaatgatactACTATCAATCTTGGGGTATTGGTTGTGCAAACTCTGCCGTCACATGTAGCTTACACTTTTAGTGCATTGGCGTACAGTacaaaacacagtacaaaaaTACAGATAGCCAAACAACGGTCTCTTGCTAGGTGCAATTGAATTTAAGGACAACTACACCtcctaaatgtttattttttattgttccaTGAATTTAGCAAAAGATATGATTTTATAGTGCCCTACAACAATAGACTGTTCAAATTCGCTAACAATAACACCCTTTTTATCCTCCAAAAAAAATCTGTTAATATGATATTGTCAAGTTAAAATGTAACTTTTTGTGTATGGAGGGTAGGTCattataggctataggctacttaCTCAGCCAGAAAACTAAAGATAAAATGTAAATTATGCTCTGAGTTGGCACTGGCCCAGTGTACTGGCAAATTTACCTGAATGTCAAGCCCTGTTTTAAGAGTAGATTCAGCCCAATTGCGTAATTTTATATAATGGGGTACGCTGTAGATTTCACGTGTTTATAAACATCAGGTTTGAAACCTATCCTTCAATGTATTAGTGTTATTGAGGGGGAAGAAGGGGAAGGGAGGCATTTCAAGGACATTGTTAGAAGGAATATTTTGAACGGTGAGGAACTGCCCGATTCATTCGCAAACAGAAGAAAACCGACACACAGAGGGACTATCTGCATTTGTACAATAAGAAACACTTGAATTCATTTtctgtgtgccctaatgaatacgaccgtGAACTTGTCCACAGAAAAATACAGTTTCGTTTTCCATTGTGAAACGTTGCTACAGTGGGCTCTACCAAAGATCACCCTCATTTTTTACTTGACAccacaatttgcataccaccccaacagatccacggaagaCGCAATCGCACTGCTCTCCCGCCTGGACAAGAGgattacctatgtaagaatgctgttcgtcAATTACTACAGCTcaagccttcaacaccatagtgccctccaagctcatcactaagctcagggccctgggtctgatgcccttcctgtgcaactgggtcctggacttcctgatgggccgaccccaagtgaaggtaggcaacaacaccggGGTGTGTGATCCATCCCCTCCtacactccctgttcacccatgactgcgtggccatgcacatctCCAACTCAAGTTTgttgatgacaacagtggtaggcctgattgccaacaacaacaagacagtctacagggaggaggcgagtgccttggcggagtggtgccaggaaaataacctctccctcaacgtcaacaatacgaaggagctgattgtggactaaaggagacggagagagcatgccctcattcacatcgacggggcagcAGTGGAAGGTCAAAAGCAGAGGTTGGGACTGGATCAAGGAACAGAACACCAGAAAATATCTAAATCAGAAAACGGGAACGAAAGTGATATCTATACTGTTCCGGAAACAAACAGCTTTTTTAAAAGCATGAGAACCGGTTAATGTTGTTTTACATTCCAGGCATTTTTTTCAGTCCCACAAAACACGGAacaaagccctcactctgtcactcagaaaggtattccagtgtctgcctgtcaGTTGAAAatcttgtgtgtgtgcatgtgtaggcaacatggattaactttttccaaTGCTAGTTATCGATACGATAGGTTTCATATTTCACATTGAATTTATTAACAATAAAAAGGCAAGTCGTGTTTTTAATTCTGGTtccgctctgcacacacacaagcttgttagctctggtccaactctcagaagttcaaagacattcaaaaaGTTCCCCCATAGAATCCACTCATTCCATAGGTATAATTCTATGGGCCTAATTAAGATAATGTATGTCATAACAAGATCCCCAGCCCTTCAAGCCAAGCCTCCTactcctcccaccctctctcgcAAACCGCAAAATTTCAGGCAGCCGATAGCGCCCATGCCTAGGCTAAAACAACTATAGTTAGcccgctccatagcaagctgTCCTATCCCCGGTGAAGTAATTTAAATGTTGAgcaagtgtaaaaaaaaataattaaaaaaagacACTTAAAAAGAACAGAAAGCAACTATATAAACCggtacttttttgttgttgttgtttgaaccAGTACAGAAATGCATTTTGTAGGTTGGAAGAGTGGAATGGAactaaaaaaaataaatgattctgttcagaacaaaatGATTGGaaaactatttttggttccaacccctgttcaaaagcttcaagttcctgtgTGCACATCACATCAATGGTCCCtttacacagacagtgtggtgaagaaggcacctcgggaggctgaagaaatttgtcttggtcCCCAACACCCTcaaaaacttctacagatgcaccattgagaacatcctgttgggctgtgtcaccgcctggtatagcaattgcaccgtccgcaaccgcagggctttccagaggatggtgcggtcagcccaacacCCTGCAGGTTTGTAGTGTAACAACCGCAGGGCTTTCCAGAGgatggtgcggtcagcccaacacCCTGCAGGTTTGTAGTGTAACAACCGCAGGGCTTTCCAGAGgatggtgcggtcagcccaacaccctgcaattctatccattttgctatgggggtttgtagtgtatttatatactgtattcttcacatagctcattctaatatttctactactgtaaattgcattttagttacacacacacacaccacaaatgtAATGATATTCTGAATTCTTGAGCTTActaatgcactgtatctactgctgtacatttaATTCCTAGTACATCTGGTGTAAATGCATCTGGTGTAAATGCATCTGGTGTAAATGCATCTGGTGTAGATTGCATCTGGTGTAGATTGCATCTGGTgtagattgcatttggattactgttagTGCTATTCGGGTTGTTAAATTGGACTCGTTCCGACATTCGAGTTGTTGTTCTTTCTTTTTTTGTTATATTTAATTGCTTATTTGTGTACCTGTCTTGATATTTTACTGCATTGATAGGCGCTAGtaataagcattttgctgcacacGCTATAACATGTGCTAagctgtgtacgtgaccaataaactttgatgcTTCCATGTCGCTACGGGGTGAAGTTTCGCCTAGGTATAGATTTGGATCAGCTGCACAtttagtttttgccctagcaATACAGAGTGGATTCAAATAATAAAAGCTTAATaatgagttgattatttgaatccgctgtgtagtgctagggcaaaaacaacaAATGTGCGTGCACCCCTTAGGGTCCCCAGGACCAAGAATGGGAACACTAGTCAAGGGTCAACTTCACCCTACCTTGTCAGCGGCTGCTAGAAGGTCGTCAGCCATCTTGTCCAAGTTGGGGGCCTTGTCTGTGTAGATGAAACACATCATCTCCTTGAAGACCTCTGGCTCCACGTCATTGATCTCCACTCGGTtctagagaggtggagagagcaaGTGAGAAAAAAAgcggtgaggcagagagagaaagggggaaggagaaagccagagagagagatacaatacATGTAAATTGCACGTTTTTAGTAGTTTAATATTGATCCACGTGAGAGGAAGCCGAAGTGGAATAATATACAACATGTGCATGATACATGTTTGTGGGGAACTTTGAGAGCTGCCCTTTCAATTACAAAATAGGAAATACCACTAAAACATCAAAGAGAAAATAGATTTGGGCATCTTCCCCCTCCTTGCTGTTCATTGATCATTGTGTGTCTGAAATTGTAAGGTGGACCATTTCTTTCTCCGtttcaaaaaagttccatttgaagaagaaaaaaaaaccttGCTCCATGACTGAAAAATGGCCTTGTTTTCTAAAAAGGATTTCAGAATGGTTGAGGCATCACACACAATTTAATTTCTAAGAAATGCTAAGAAACGCAATTCCTGGGATCGTGCTGCTTTGACAGCAAAGGATGAAAATGTTGACCTCACATGTAGTGAGATGATTTTATTTTAGAAACCCTCTTGTTGGGTTTCGTCAAACAGCCTTGTGCAATAGAATGGTCTACGAAACGCCTTTCACTATGAACTGACAGTAAGTCGCTGCAGATACTATAAGTCTATCTGCATTCtatctgttaacctgttagggctagggggcagtatttgcacggctggataaaaaaaatgtacccgatttaatctggttactaatcctacccagtaactagaatatgcatatacttattatatatggatagaaaacactctaaagtttctaaaacggtttgaatggtgtctgtgagtataacagaactcatttggcaggcaaaaccctgagacattttctgacagaaagtggatacctgatgtgttgtattacctttaaacctatgccattgaaaaacacaggggctgaggaatattttggcacttcctattgcttccactagatgtcaccagcctttacaaagtgttttgagtcttctggagggagatctgaccgaacaagagccatggaacgatgatggcccattagacacctggcgcgcgagttcatgttgggtaccctcgttccaatacgttataaaagagtatgcattcgtccaccttgaatattattcatgttctggttaaaaaaggccctaatgatttatgctatacaacgtttgacatgtttgaacgaacgtaaatatattttttcccctcgttcatgaagtgaagtccggcgggcttagatcatgtgctaacaagacggagatttttggacataaatgatgagcttttttgaacaaaactacattcgttatggacctgtgatacctggaagtgacatctgatgaagagaatcaaaggtaatggattatttacatagtattttcgattttagatctccccaacatgacgactagtctgtatcgcaacgcgtatttttctgggcgcagtgctcagattattgcaaagtgtgatttcccagtaaggttatttttaaatctggcaagttgattgcgttcaagagatgtaaatctataattctttaaatgacaatataatattttaccaatgttttctaattttaattatttaatttgtgatgctgacttgactgccggttattggagggaaacgatttcctcaacatcaatgccatagtaaaacgctgtttttggatataaatatgaacttgatagaactaaaaatgcatgcattgtctaacataatgtcctaggagtgtcatctgatggagattgtaaaaggttagtgcaccattttagctggttttatggttttggtgaccctgtctttgaattgacaaaacattacacacaactcttgtaaatgtactgtcctaacatactctaaatttatgctttcgccgtaaaacctttttgaaatcgtaaaaacgtggttagattaaggagatgtttatctttcaaagggtgtaaaatagttgtatgtttgaaaaatttgaattttgacatttatttggattcaaatttgccgctcttgaaatgcacctgctgttgatggagtgcaccacgggggggacgcctgcgtcccacctagcccatagaggttaaattatGCCATTACACCAGCAGATAGGGAATAAAATAGTGAAACAACCttcttttacagaaatgttttaagccaagaacaaaaaaaacatgacttTGAAGTCAATATTATAAAGAGCATGatttacctggctaaataaagcaaaacattttttaaaaagttGACCTGCACTGATATATTTTTGGACGTACAAACAAGTGAAGGAAGATTGAGGAAAGGGGCCCCTGACTCACCTTTTTGCTCTCCTCCATCTCATGCTCAAACATGGCACTGAAGACAGGAGAGCGTGCTGAGGAAAATACAAATAGATCTTTAGATTAAAAGATTAGATCATGCCACTGGGCCTCAATAGAAATTGGAGGCGTCTGCAttttatgaatgtgtgtgtgtgtgtgtgtgttctgtctgtacCTGCTAATATGGCTTTGTGGGCCTGGAACTCCTGCCCGGCCACACACAGGGAGCAGTCGGTGAAGCGCGAGTTCTCCCACAGCCCACCCAGCTCATCAGCCAGTCTGCAGTCAGGCACCTTCACCATGTTCATGGTGTTCTGACCCGAGATGTTCACGGAGTCCTGCACCACACTCACCTTGAGAAAACagaggctgcgtttagacaggcagcccaattcaaaTCTTTTTTCCGCTATTTGGTCTTTTGATATCAGATCTGAAGACCAAttcttgaaaaaaataaaattaaaataatttgcctgcctgcctgtctaaacgcagccagaGAGTAAGCCCACCAAATCAACCTGGTCACAATTATCAACAATGTGAAGCCACTAAAGCTGCTCTGTCTACATGCATACTGCCTTAAGCATAAATCAAAGTCCACAGATGAAGAGAAGCGATAGTCCGGCGTCCCATTGTGACATATCTACGCGGCTCTGACACCACCATCCGTGGGGGACGCACAGCACGGACATGCACCTCCCCACAATTCCCAACCAGCATGGCTCCGGTAAGAGTCCTGTTAACAGCTGGAAAAATAGCTTGAGCTGCACTGAGAAATCTAAAAGTATGAAAACCAAAGGTCCAATATTCTAGAACATTGCTGTGCGTACATGTTTTGGACTATGATAAACGCTTTTCCCAACGATCAAACGGATCCCATCAAAAAGAGACGTTTATATGAACTAAGCCTTCCAATGTGCTCCAATGAAACAAAGACAACCACATCAACCCCCCAAAAACAACTAAATAATTTAAAACGATGACAAATCGCAGCAGCCCACCCAACCTCAGAGACATGAATAGCTGAGATACAGGGGGAATGTAAACCAGGCCACCTGAAATTAACACAAAGGACAGTCTGTACACTCTTGAATTTTCCCCATCTTGTTTAAAGGAACATTTCACtaccaaatcaaagtttgtcagatGTATCCAGACCTGAAAAATAGCCTAATGTCTAAAGATGattaattgatttgacatgaaaaTTTCCCCTTTTAAGCTTCTCTCATTTAGTGGAATGGGGTCTTACCTCACAAAACAAGGTGAGCTTGTCATCAGGCAGAAGACCGTTGGCCTCGTCCAACAGGAAGTCTCGGCGGATGAACTTCTTAAAGCCCCAGTCCTTCCCCTGGACAAACCGATATGCTCTCTGGCTTTCTGCAGAGCCAAGGAGAGAGGAAACGTTTGTGAGAAACACTTCTATTTATACATAGACTCATGTGTTGAACTAGAGTAAGGGTTTTCAACAGGCAGGCGGCCGACGAGCCAAATTTGGCCGGTGAGCTGATTTGATCCACTAAAGGTTGTCTTGATAATACTTAAACAATTTGCAAATCTACTTTAGTTTATTTCATGATGTACACATTTGCAGCTAAAAGCTGAATTGCAATGCAGACAAGCGAGACCAATGACAAAAATGTTCAAGCATACTATTCTATAGGGGTTTGCCGATCTGGCCATTGTAATAGTATCGTATACTCGTAATAGGAAAAACGTAAGTGCTTCAGAATGGTTCTTGGCAATAGCCTAGACCGACCTAATAACCTCCTTGCATGTTTATAGACCGCAAAAAGCTCCAGGAACAGCGGAGGTGGGTGTGTTCTCAGAACTTGCAGCAGGCATGTTTGCTGTCACTCAGAATGCACATCCTGGTTTCATCTTTTTTCCCCTACATCCTCGCCCACTGATTTTTATCATATAAACAGCAACAATCTAAAATGACCGGTGCAAAACGTGCGAGAAGAACTGACTGAAGAAACTGTCATGCAACGAGGAGCTGAAGAGCATTACAGCTGCGCTCTATCCAATCGTAGCAGCAGCATCAACATACAGCCCACCCATTTCTTTTTTTAGACAGCTGAACTATCCAATTGAGTCTTTAAGAGCATGCAGCATCTCTGACTTGAGAAAGATGAGTGCTGGTGGCTGAAAATGACTTTTTTCCGATCACAAAAATACTTGTATCAAAATTGTATCTGGAAAATGTCCCATATATGTTACGATACTTGTTTTATCCGAGTATTCGGCACACCCATCCTATTCTTTACATTTCTCAGAGCTCTTCATCAGAGTGGCTACTGCTAACTCCACTCACCCATGGCCTTGGTCTCCTCTCCCTTGGCGTTGAGGATGGAGAACTTGAACTTGGCACGCACCTCAGCCTTGGGACAGCTAACCAGGAGCAAGTAGAGGGACAGGTAGTCTTTGCTCTCCTCATCCAGCCCTTTAGGGTTCACCCGCAGACACCTGTTAGAATTATGAGCGAGTAAACAGTCAATACTCAACAGTTAAACACAGCACACTCATCAAAGCGGTTAGCTACCACAAGAGTTGGGCTGCTAGCAGCAAAATTTGCACTGGTGCCAATGCTAACTCTCCAACCAACAACATCTGGTGATAATGCCTTAGTCATTGTGTAGAATTTTGATGGTCTTTCATAACAAATACAACATCTTGAAACATGTAAAGAAAACTCTTATCCACCACGCACCATTTGAGCTTGTCATTGGCTCCTGAGGAGAAGGTGGAGCTCTTAATGACCTCGCCCATCTCCTCGCGACAGAAGCTGAAGTTGTTGATGGTCCACATGTAGGAGAACTTTACCACTTTGATCTGTGGGGGGAACGCCGCCAGAGATGGGAGGCAATATAATGAAGAGATGCGTGCTTTGACCTGAGAAAATAATTATTCTAATCCCCAACCCCACACTTACACCCATCCCTTACCTGAGTGTAGCACCAGCTCTCCGCCACAGGCCCGCTGGACATTTCCGCAGGGGGAGGGGGACTCGGGACTCTTGACATCGCCAGGGTGGCAGCAGGTCGTGGCGGAGTGTGGGAGAATCTGTTCTTTCAGAGGTCCAGAATCACTCCAGAGTCTAAAATGTGTCAACAAACCTCAGGAGGTAACAATTTGTGCTCTGAAAAGACAGGGGACAGGTCTGAGCAGGACTTTCAAACTATGTTCCAAATCCTGACACAGCCTTATGTGAATTGAAAAATATCCATTTGTTTCTTTTTTAATTCCTGAATTATATGGAGCACTTCCCCATctaaaaatgaataaataaataaatgctagCCCAGGCAAGTCAGCAGTCTGGAAAAGAGGCAATTGTTTGGCCTCACCAGTAGCCTAACCACCATGCAAATCCTCCATAAAATGACCAACAAGGATAAATGCTGCCCATATCTCATTAGTCTAGACCAGGGTTTTCCAAACACGTATTAGTTTTTGCCCAAACACGACACAGATGATTTTAATAATCAACTAATTATCAAGACTTAACATTACACAGCTAATTCAAATGATTAaggaaaaaaacaaaaatgtgcaccccttggggtcccgaagacaagagtttgggaaacgctggtctAGACTCATGTAACGCTGGTCTAGACTCAATATAATATCAATTCATTCTCCCTAACTCTGTATGAGGCAGTGCTGCACACAGAGATTGCCAGTGAGGGCCATGGTTCAGGCTAGATAAATTGTCCATGACCCTTTGGGGACAGCGGACGATTGATGCCCATGGCCGGGTCACTCCAGAATCAATAACCTCCACAATGGCAATTAAGTCTCAAAATGAACTGTAAATAAACAAGGGAGAGAGCTACTCCTGTGTGGAATTCGCTGCCGACAGATTGTAGACCTCCCAAGCGCTAGCGAGCCACACAAACAGTTTGTTGGCGTACTGCTCATTGGATGAGAAATTATGGACAATTAGCCTAGCTAACAAATTGACTGTGTTTTCTTAGCAGTCTGAcagtatacactacatgaccaaaagtatgtgcataactgcttgtcaaacatctcattccaaaatcatgggcattaaaatggAGATGGTCcccgtttgctgctataacagccttcactcttctgagaaggctttacattagatgttggaaccttgctgcggggacttgcttccattcagccacaagagcattaaatgctgaccacaccgggagcgtcgcgtgcgcgagcgttgcaaaataaatgtacacatacatgttattcaatcattgcacccacactgctcacgagCGTCTGTGTTGCCAGATGCTAAAATAGAAGTGGATTCTATTTGTGGCGCAGAACGTGcttcaagtcctgcctctcctcattggcttttagaagcatatacccacatgccatctcctcattggttatacccacatgggtgattgaaagatgaactgaggtcagtTATGGTAATACACCTTATGAAAGTTagttgccaatcgccatataaagtccaaaggagaaaaggcctggaaggacgtgagatgactagaaacaaagCAGTTGACCAttgtgtgtggattaattgttggagtagaggaccttgtgcatttcaggtaaaataacaagtcAATGTGTAAATCCCAGgataaattagctagcaacagcaagctagctatctaaataCAAGGTAGTTATGTGTCCATGGTATCGCAAAAGAACAAGTAAACCAAACATCTTGTTTGTATTTTCCTAGGATTCAATTTTCCTAGGATTCAAAGCCTATGTCAAAGACTTGTCAGTGTCCGCTAAAGTGACTCATCATCAGCAGGGCTCTACACTGACCTTTTTTTTAATAAGGAGCGAGCGTGCAACTAAGTTGAAAGACGTTGGCGCACCAAGAAATTTAGgaacagaataaaacatatttgCGATAATTAAGCAAGAATTGTACATTTTTCTAGGTGCACTAGTGCTCCCAAATAAAATTCCAGgtcgcacagcaaaatatttaagCGCATATGTGAGTAAAAGTCACACTGTAGAGCATCtttccccaaaaaatgttggTGTCTGTTGAGCAAACGTGAATGTTGTGAAAACTCTGTGCAACTTCTGGTGTGCGTTTACTGTAAACACAGAGGCTGTACCGGctttaaatgtacttttaacagtggccaattaggctactgtggctatttgatcataatgtaggcctaccagatgTAGAAAATGTTCAGAACCGACACTGAATTGTAGGAGCTAAATTCCAGCTATATAGAAGATGGACGGAAGAAcacccagtgctgcttacctgagatgcaTTCATCACACAGTCCTTCTCGTAGGTGTCCGCTATGACTTCCATTGTGTCGGAAAGAATGGCGGTACAGTATTGGCTGTAGCCAAATTGACACTCAAATAATGGCTGACCAATGGAGAAGCATCATACACACCTCCCACTAAACGAGTGTTTCAATCCCCCCAAAAAGTTTAAAAAGCAACAACTACAAAAAAGCACTGCAAGCAAAGGGGGCAGTCTAGCCAAAAAGGAGGGTGGTTGATAGCGAAATAAAATTTGAGTTTTGTTTCCAAATACATTTTGtttgaaatattttttgggggaatAAAATGCATAAAGTTTAACGCTCTATTTTTTTACTTTGCAGCCTCTtttgctttcagaacaattatttttgattgaaaagTTTTGCTCTCGACAAAAAGACACAAATGTACCTCCATAGAACAtagtcctagagagagagagaatcagaaaactcacacacgcacacacccccgTAAAAGCACCCGTCAATCAAAAACCATCCGTGTACAgtcccttcggaaagtattcagatcccttgacattatcctgttaggttacagccttattctaaaatgtattaaaacgtttttttttgttgttttttttactctcatcaatctacacacaataccccataatgatgaagcaaaaacaggttgttagaaagtttcgaatttataaaaaataaataacttaaatatcacaagtattcagaccctttactcagtactttgatgaagcaccttttgcagcgattacagcctcgagtcttcttggggatgacgctacaagcttggcacacctgtatttggggagtttctcccattcatctctgtagatcctctaaagctctgtcaggttggatggggagcgttgctgcacagctattttcaggtctcttcaaagatgttcgatggggttcaagtccaggctctggctgggccactgtaGGGCATTcagacttgccccgaagccactcctacatggagtggagcaggttttcatcacagATCTCTCTGTtgtttgctccattcatctttgcctcgatcctgactagtctcccagtccctgccgctgaaaaacatccccacagcatgatcctgctaccaccatgcttcaccgtagggatggtgccagatattcagaccccttcccaacattttgttacgttacagccttattctaaaatggatttaaaaatttcgtttttttttatatcctcaatctacacacattaccccataatgacaaagcgaacaggtttttagaaaggtttgcaaatgtattaaaataaaaaaccttattcacctaagtattcagaccctttgctatgagactcaa harbors:
- the LOC106579088 gene encoding speckle-type POZ protein — translated: MSRVPSPPPPAEMSSGPVAESWCYTQIKVVKFSYMWTINNFSFCREEMGEVIKSSTFSSGANDKLKWCLRVNPKGLDEESKDYLSLYLLLVSCPKAEVRAKFKFSILNAKGEETKAMESQRAYRFVQGKDWGFKKFIRRDFLLDEANGLLPDDKLTLFCEVSVVQDSVNISGQNTMNMVKVPDCRLADELGGLWENSRFTDCSLCVAGQEFQAHKAILAARSPVFSAMFEHEMEESKKNRVEINDVEPEVFKEMMCFIYTDKAPNLDKMADDLLAAADKYALERLKVMCEDALCTSLSVENAAEILILADLHSADQLKTQAVDFINYHAAEVMETAGWKSMVASHPHLVAEAYRSLASAQCPFLGPPRKRLKQS